One window of Salegentibacter sp. Hel_I_6 genomic DNA carries:
- a CDS encoding response regulator transcription factor, translating into MNILLVEDEPNVASLLHKCLSEKSHRIGIATNGQLGLDLILSHNYDLVILDIMLPEKSGLEILEELQWINNQTPIILLTALDTTETVVKGLNLGADDYIVKPFKIDELLARVNAVNRRKLKADVPKEKKEEVIIYQNIIIDDEAKKVSKDKIEIKLTATEYKLLKLLITNNNKVLSREQILEKVWGVEYDLGTNVVDVYINYLRKKLKDNSEPKLIQTVIGMGYVVR; encoded by the coding sequence ATGAATATTCTGTTAGTTGAAGATGAGCCAAACGTGGCATCCCTACTTCATAAATGTTTGTCTGAGAAAAGCCACCGCATAGGGATTGCCACCAATGGCCAATTGGGTCTTGATTTAATACTTAGCCACAATTATGATCTGGTAATTTTGGATATTATGCTGCCCGAGAAATCTGGCCTGGAAATCCTTGAAGAACTTCAATGGATTAATAATCAAACTCCAATCATCTTATTAACAGCTCTGGATACCACAGAAACCGTGGTAAAAGGCTTAAATCTAGGCGCTGATGATTATATCGTAAAGCCCTTTAAAATAGACGAACTTTTAGCCAGGGTAAATGCAGTAAATCGCCGTAAATTAAAGGCTGATGTTCCAAAAGAAAAAAAAGAAGAAGTAATAATATACCAGAATATTATTATAGACGATGAAGCTAAAAAGGTTTCTAAAGATAAAATAGAAATAAAACTCACTGCTACTGAGTATAAATTGTTAAAGCTTCTTATTACTAATAACAACAAAGTACTTTCACGGGAACAGATCCTAGAAAAAGTATGGGGAGTTGAATATGATCTAGGTACCAATGTAGTAGACGTTTATATTAATTACCTTCGTAAAAAGTTAAAAGATAATTCAGAACCAAAACTTATTCAAACGGTAATTGGAATGGGTTATGTAGTAAGGTAA
- a CDS encoding glutamate-cysteine ligase family protein, whose protein sequence is MTYHLFEVFGIELEYMLINASSFKVNPIVDQLLISKNGEITSDIENGEIEWSNELVAHVVELKTNGPTGDIENLDLLFAENIKEVNLLLKRKNTRLLPSAAHPLMHPETETQLWKHSSSKIYALYNRIFDCSGHGWSNVQSMHINLPFFDDAEFGKLHAAVRLLLPIIPALSASSPIFEGKDSGFKDARMQVYKTNQKEIPQMTGKVIPEQVFSKDDYHKTIFEPINKAIKPHDTENILDHHFLNSRGAIARFDRNAIEIRVIDVQECPKADLAIAIFIIECLKLLVSEELISIEDQKKWHENELFEIFDAVIKDAENTKISNKDYLKIFGLSQTIEVKEIWRILFSKVKRNIAEKHQESIRFLLNNGSLSTRILKAVGNDFSVENIKKTYFELADCLEENKFFNP, encoded by the coding sequence ATGACATATCATCTTTTTGAAGTTTTTGGAATTGAACTGGAATATATGCTTATCAATGCCTCCAGCTTCAAAGTGAATCCTATCGTAGATCAGCTTTTGATTAGTAAAAATGGTGAAATCACTTCAGATATTGAAAACGGTGAAATTGAATGGAGCAACGAGCTGGTAGCGCATGTAGTAGAACTTAAAACGAATGGCCCAACCGGAGATATAGAAAATTTAGATCTGCTTTTTGCTGAAAATATAAAGGAAGTAAACCTTTTGCTGAAAAGAAAAAATACAAGGCTTTTACCTTCGGCAGCACATCCTTTAATGCATCCAGAAACTGAAACTCAATTATGGAAACACAGTTCGAGTAAGATTTACGCACTTTATAACCGAATTTTTGATTGCAGCGGCCACGGTTGGAGCAATGTGCAAAGTATGCATATTAACCTTCCGTTTTTTGATGATGCAGAATTTGGAAAATTACATGCCGCAGTGCGTTTACTTTTACCTATAATCCCGGCATTAAGTGCCAGTTCTCCTATTTTTGAAGGAAAAGATTCCGGTTTTAAAGATGCCAGGATGCAGGTTTATAAGACCAACCAAAAGGAAATTCCGCAAATGACGGGAAAGGTAATTCCGGAGCAGGTTTTTTCTAAAGACGATTATCACAAAACTATTTTTGAACCGATCAATAAAGCAATAAAACCTCACGATACTGAAAATATCCTGGATCATCACTTTTTGAATTCCCGTGGTGCCATTGCTCGTTTTGATAGGAATGCTATAGAAATTCGCGTTATAGATGTTCAGGAATGTCCTAAAGCAGATTTAGCGATTGCTATTTTTATCATTGAATGTTTAAAGCTGCTCGTTAGTGAAGAATTGATTTCTATAGAGGATCAGAAAAAATGGCACGAAAATGAGCTTTTTGAGATTTTTGATGCGGTAATTAAAGATGCTGAAAATACTAAAATCAGTAATAAGGACTACCTCAAGATTTTCGGACTTTCACAAACGATTGAAGTGAAGGAAATTTGGCGCATTTTATTTTCTAAAGTAAAAAGGAATATTGCAGAAAAACACCAGGAGAGTATCAGGTTTTTATTGAATAATGGGAGCCTTTCTACCCGAATTTTAAAAGCTGTGGGGAATGATTTTTCAGTAGAAAATATCAAAAAAACCTATTTTGAGTTAGCAGATTGCCTGGAAGAAAATAAATTCTTTAATCCGTGA
- a CDS encoding 3D domain-containing protein, translated as MKAGVIIYLVIFYFGFSSCNFNSNSDESNTVWDTLEVTASAYNSLSWQTGAGGANITAWGDTLKPGLNAIAVSRDLIKRGLDHNTRVKIEGFDSVFLVKDKMHYRWKNKIDIYMDKDVQKAKDFGRKKLKIYVEVPKDSIQNLED; from the coding sequence ATGAAAGCCGGTGTGATAATATACTTAGTAATTTTTTACTTCGGCTTTTCATCTTGTAATTTTAATAGTAATTCAGATGAATCCAATACTGTTTGGGACACCTTAGAAGTTACCGCATCTGCTTATAATTCCCTTAGCTGGCAAACGGGAGCCGGGGGTGCTAATATAACGGCCTGGGGAGATACTTTAAAACCCGGTTTAAATGCCATTGCAGTTTCCAGGGATTTGATAAAAAGAGGTCTGGACCATAATACCCGCGTCAAAATTGAAGGTTTTGATAGCGTTTTCCTGGTAAAAGATAAAATGCATTATCGCTGGAAAAACAAAATAGATATCTATATGGATAAAGACGTTCAAAAAGCAAAAGATTTTGGACGGAAAAAATTGAAGATCTATGTTGAAGTTCCTAAAGATTCCATCCAAAACCTGGAAGATTAA
- a CDS encoding N-formylglutamate amidohydrolase, which yields MKLILTCEHAFNTIPQEYQDLFINAKEILESHRGYDPGALDLFNELKVLADFSFFQETGRLLVEVNRSKSHSNLFSEFTKKLSETSKTRLLNEYYFPYRDSVEKQISSLIGKGEKVLHFSVHTFTPNLNEEIRNTDIGLLYDPSRIAEKEFCKNFKRNLKDQDPDLKIRFNYPYLGKADGFTTYLRKRFPENYMGVELEVTQKFVSNNRMNSALKEQVFSALKASLK from the coding sequence GTGAAACTGATTCTAACCTGCGAGCATGCTTTCAATACTATTCCGCAGGAATATCAGGATTTATTTATTAATGCTAAGGAAATTCTGGAATCTCATCGCGGGTATGATCCCGGTGCCTTAGATCTGTTTAATGAGCTGAAAGTCTTAGCCGATTTTTCATTTTTTCAGGAAACGGGGCGTTTGTTGGTAGAAGTAAATAGATCTAAAAGTCATTCTAATCTATTTTCTGAATTCACTAAAAAGCTTTCTGAAACTTCGAAAACCAGGCTTTTAAACGAATACTATTTTCCATATCGAGATTCGGTAGAAAAGCAAATTTCTAGCTTAATAGGAAAAGGGGAGAAGGTGCTACATTTTTCGGTGCACACTTTTACTCCAAATTTAAACGAAGAGATTAGAAATACAGATATTGGATTGCTTTATGATCCATCAAGAATAGCAGAAAAAGAATTCTGTAAAAATTTTAAACGAAATTTAAAAGATCAAGATCCCGATTTAAAAATCAGGTTTAATTATCCTTATTTGGGAAAAGCAGATGGATTTACTACTTATTTACGGAAGAGGTTTCCTGAAAATTATATGGGAGTTGAACTGGAAGTGACCCAGAAATTTGTGAGTAATAACAGAATGAACTCAGCTCTTAAAGAGCAAGTATTTTCAGCTTTAAAAGCTTCATTAAAATAA
- a CDS encoding HAMP domain-containing sensor histidine kinase yields the protein MIIGFVCIFIYTRVANNTYEQFNKQLLDRAYTAAEFLLEKDELSSSKYERVTRQYLRNLPYEEETFFKVENNEVFKESANQFYYNEKVFSESLEGEPVFFEVNGKQAVSIFYQDNQGDYITVLSAIDEEGKNQLSHLINVLLLTSLFSLILILAISLFFASILLNPINTMITRVEQITASNLELRLDEGYGKDEISRLAATFNAMLIRLETSFYSQKKFIENASHELRTPLTIILGEADYALHSEKKENTAVSLNKIYDEAIHLNELFSSLLHLSEVQAQQPNNGFEIFRVDELIQQISIRLNKINPGNRIRLDYQEIDNLEENSFEILGNRLWIDIALSNIIKNALKYSNNEMVNISLEHTPKFSVIKIQDFGPGISKSDLDKIFTAFYRGENSKNKKGHGIGLALTKDIVKIHKGSIALETKTDKGTVVILKFPLP from the coding sequence TTGATAATCGGATTTGTATGCATTTTTATTTACACCAGAGTTGCAAATAACACCTATGAACAATTCAATAAACAACTCTTAGATCGTGCTTATACCGCTGCCGAATTTTTATTAGAAAAAGATGAATTAAGTTCTTCTAAATATGAGCGGGTAACCCGACAGTATCTAAGAAATTTACCTTACGAGGAGGAAACCTTTTTCAAGGTTGAGAACAATGAAGTCTTTAAAGAATCTGCAAATCAATTTTATTATAATGAAAAAGTTTTCTCAGAAAGTCTGGAAGGTGAACCTGTTTTTTTTGAAGTGAACGGCAAACAGGCCGTTAGCATTTTCTATCAGGACAATCAGGGAGATTATATTACAGTATTATCGGCTATAGATGAAGAAGGTAAAAATCAACTTTCCCATCTAATTAATGTTTTATTACTAACGTCTTTATTCAGTTTAATACTCATCCTGGCTATTTCCTTATTCTTTGCTTCTATTCTTTTAAATCCTATCAACACCATGATAACCCGGGTAGAGCAAATAACCGCCAGTAACCTGGAACTTAGATTGGATGAAGGATACGGAAAAGATGAAATATCCAGACTGGCCGCAACCTTTAATGCTATGCTAATTAGGCTAGAAACTTCCTTTTACTCTCAAAAAAAGTTTATAGAAAATGCTTCTCATGAGTTGCGAACACCCTTAACTATAATTCTCGGGGAAGCAGACTATGCGCTTCACTCTGAAAAGAAAGAAAATACGGCAGTTTCTTTGAACAAAATTTATGATGAAGCAATTCATTTAAATGAGTTATTTAGTAGCCTTTTACATCTCTCTGAAGTACAGGCACAACAGCCAAATAATGGTTTTGAAATATTTAGGGTAGATGAACTTATACAGCAAATAAGTATACGCCTAAATAAAATAAATCCCGGGAATCGAATACGTTTGGATTATCAGGAAATAGATAATTTAGAAGAAAACTCGTTTGAAATTTTAGGAAACAGGTTATGGATAGATATTGCTCTAAGTAATATTATTAAAAATGCGTTGAAATATTCCAACAATGAAATGGTTAATATTTCACTAGAGCATACTCCAAAATTCAGTGTGATTAAGATTCAGGATTTTGGTCCGGGTATATCAAAATCAGATTTAGATAAAATTTTTACAGCCTTCTATCGTGGGGAAAATAGTAAGAATAAAAAAGGGCATGGAATTGGTCTTGCACTAACTAAAGATATCGTTAAAATACATAAAGGCAGCATAGCACTTGAGACCAAAACAGATAAAGGTACCGTGGTGATCTTAAAATTCCCCTTACCTTAA
- a CDS encoding transporter substrate-binding domain-containing protein, with product MAMKQLSFLLLLFISLSSINLSAQDSIPNDKLLIGVTPTPPFVIEEDGEFTGLSIDAWELVNKEIDLEYEFKQYGSLAELLSGIENNEVDFSINPVTVTNSRMQRMEFSQPYFISHTAVAKRSESQIFSYLGNLFSWNFISAILILLAVIFIFGFLVWIFERKKNAEEFGNGSRGILQGFWWSAVTMTTVGYGDKSPRTTGGRVIALIWMFMAIIIISSLTAGIASSLTVQTMNDEINSVQDLSKFEVASVKSSSAQELLDLYNIKHTAASNGMEGISMVENEETKLFVYDEPILRYEINRRGLENEIEIHPKTLKKDYYGYSFPKNSKLLDTINPVLIGVMKSMEWNTIMSEYE from the coding sequence ATGGCAATGAAACAGCTTTCCTTTTTACTTCTCCTTTTTATTTCTCTAAGTAGTATAAATTTATCTGCGCAGGATTCAATTCCAAACGATAAATTGCTGATAGGCGTTACACCAACCCCACCATTTGTTATAGAAGAAGATGGAGAATTTACCGGTTTAAGCATTGATGCCTGGGAGTTAGTAAATAAAGAAATTGATCTTGAATATGAGTTTAAGCAATATGGTTCACTCGCCGAATTGTTATCTGGTATAGAAAATAACGAAGTAGATTTCAGCATCAATCCCGTTACAGTTACAAATAGCCGTATGCAGAGAATGGAATTTTCACAACCATATTTTATTTCGCATACTGCTGTTGCCAAACGAAGTGAATCTCAAATTTTTAGTTATTTAGGAAACTTATTTAGCTGGAATTTTATTTCGGCTATATTAATCTTGCTGGCAGTAATCTTTATTTTCGGATTCCTGGTGTGGATTTTTGAACGAAAAAAGAATGCCGAAGAATTTGGAAATGGATCCCGCGGCATACTTCAGGGATTTTGGTGGAGTGCGGTGACAATGACCACCGTAGGTTATGGAGATAAATCGCCCAGAACAACCGGTGGGCGTGTAATTGCACTTATCTGGATGTTTATGGCCATTATTATTATTTCCAGTTTAACGGCCGGGATTGCTTCTTCGCTTACGGTACAAACCATGAACGATGAAATAAATTCTGTACAGGATCTTTCTAAATTTGAAGTTGCTAGTGTAAAGAGTAGTAGTGCCCAGGAATTACTGGATCTTTATAATATCAAACATACTGCTGCTAGTAATGGAATGGAGGGGATAAGTATGGTTGAAAATGAAGAAACCAAACTTTTTGTTTACGATGAGCCCATATTACGTTATGAGATTAACCGACGGGGACTTGAAAATGAAATTGAGATTCACCCAAAAACTCTTAAAAAAGATTACTACGGATATAGTTTTCCGAAGAACTCAAAATTATTAGATACCATTAACCCTGTACTTATTGGAGTAATGAAATCTATGGAGTGGAATACTATAATGAGTGAATATGAATAA
- a CDS encoding peptidylprolyl isomerase yields the protein MSQVKANDTVKVHYTGKLADGQVFDSSVERGEPIEFTMGQGQLIPGFEKGLIDMKVNEKKTINIPKEEAYGEPREELVQEVQKSQLPEEIKPEVGMGLVSKSPDGQEMNLVVKDVKEETIVVDGNHPLAGKDLVFDLEVVEIK from the coding sequence ATGAGTCAAGTAAAAGCAAATGACACGGTAAAGGTACATTACACAGGTAAACTAGCTGACGGGCAGGTTTTTGACAGCTCCGTAGAAAGAGGTGAGCCTATAGAATTTACTATGGGACAGGGACAGCTAATTCCTGGTTTTGAGAAAGGCCTTATCGATATGAAAGTGAACGAAAAGAAAACTATAAATATTCCAAAAGAAGAAGCTTACGGAGAGCCAAGAGAAGAACTTGTGCAAGAAGTACAAAAAAGCCAGCTTCCAGAAGAAATTAAGCCGGAAGTAGGAATGGGACTTGTTTCTAAAAGCCCTGACGGTCAGGAAATGAATCTTGTAGTTAAAGATGTAAAAGAAGAAACTATTGTGGTAGATGGAAATCACCCACTTGCAGGTAAAGATCTGGTATTTGATCTTGAAGTAGTAGAGATTAAGTAA
- a CDS encoding Gfo/Idh/MocA family protein, whose protein sequence is MKKNEASKSNSRRNFLKTTALATAGISIIPRHVMGGPGFLAPSDKLVIAGIGVGGKGESDLNSFYQSGKADIGFLCDVDKKRAANSVARFPKAKFYTDYRAMLEKEAKNIDAVSISTPDHGHAVQALAAMELGKPVYVQKPLTHDIYEARQLTEAAEKYKVVTQMGNQGASGDGVRKMREWYDADLIGKVHTVYVWTDRPVWPQGIPWPEGKTTAVPESLDWDLWLNTAPKREYIEGLVPFNWRGWWDYGTGALGDMGCHLIEAPYRVLGLGHPKDVQCSVGSVYVDEFKRGYFPESCPPSSHAVMTFPKTDKTSEDVTLYWMDGGIKPKRPEELGPNETFGDGGNGVLFIGDKGKMMCGTYGRNPRLLPTSKTDEVNVAEKYDRVSGGEEGHYAQWVEGAIAGYGKKELSSPFEIAGPLTETLLIANLAIRGYDVRNEKRRDNGDTYFNYPGRDIKMLWDSENMRVTNFDEANQFVRREYRDGWKLS, encoded by the coding sequence ATGAAGAAAAATGAAGCCTCAAAATCAAATTCCAGAAGAAATTTTTTAAAGACTACCGCTTTAGCCACGGCCGGAATCAGTATTATTCCCAGGCATGTTATGGGTGGTCCCGGGTTTTTAGCACCTAGTGATAAATTGGTGATTGCAGGAATTGGCGTAGGAGGAAAGGGCGAAAGCGATCTCAATAGTTTTTACCAATCAGGAAAAGCTGATATTGGCTTTTTATGTGATGTAGATAAGAAAAGAGCTGCAAACTCGGTAGCGAGATTTCCAAAGGCAAAGTTTTATACCGATTACCGCGCAATGTTAGAAAAGGAAGCTAAAAATATAGATGCAGTTTCTATTTCAACCCCAGATCACGGTCACGCTGTGCAGGCACTTGCTGCTATGGAGCTAGGGAAACCGGTGTATGTGCAAAAACCACTTACTCACGATATTTATGAAGCCAGACAATTAACTGAAGCTGCAGAAAAATACAAAGTGGTTACCCAAATGGGAAACCAGGGAGCTTCTGGTGATGGGGTTAGAAAAATGCGCGAATGGTATGATGCCGATCTTATAGGGAAAGTACATACCGTTTATGTGTGGACAGATCGTCCGGTTTGGCCGCAGGGAATTCCCTGGCCGGAAGGTAAAACAACTGCTGTTCCTGAAAGTTTAGATTGGGATTTATGGTTAAATACCGCTCCTAAAAGAGAATATATTGAAGGTTTGGTTCCGTTTAACTGGCGAGGCTGGTGGGATTATGGAACGGGAGCACTTGGAGATATGGGCTGTCATTTAATAGAAGCACCTTATCGTGTTCTTGGCCTTGGTCATCCAAAAGATGTTCAGTGCAGCGTTGGAAGTGTTTATGTAGATGAATTTAAGAGAGGATACTTTCCTGAGAGTTGCCCACCTTCAAGTCACGCAGTAATGACTTTTCCCAAGACTGATAAAACCAGTGAAGATGTAACCTTGTATTGGATGGACGGTGGAATAAAACCAAAAAGACCGGAAGAACTTGGACCAAATGAAACTTTTGGCGATGGTGGTAACGGAGTATTATTTATTGGCGATAAAGGAAAAATGATGTGTGGCACTTATGGTAGAAACCCACGTTTATTACCAACTTCAAAAACCGATGAAGTGAATGTTGCTGAAAAGTATGACCGGGTTTCAGGAGGAGAAGAAGGGCACTATGCACAATGGGTAGAAGGAGCAATTGCGGGTTACGGAAAAAAAGAATTAAGTTCTCCATTCGAAATTGCTGGACCGCTTACTGAAACTTTGTTGATCGCTAATTTAGCTATTAGAGGTTATGATGTAAGAAATGAGAAAAGACGCGATAATGGTGATACTTATTTCAATTACCCCGGGCGTGATATAAAAATGCTCTGGGATTCAGAAAATATGAGGGTTACCAATTTTGATGAAGCCAATCAGTTTGTGCGCAGAGAATACCGCGATGGCTGGAAATTAAGTTAG
- a CDS encoding HAEPLYID family protein, which translates to MTSNLKVCLTLTCLLWGVFSYAQEERNEEDLPLKLQHAEPLYIDLIRDLGARKGEKEWNVGAGITDNLDFDSYEFLVEYEWAVADRLGLEVEVPVTVFTPNSFNRRPQNRPGDRIESLKLAAQYTFWVSDKFQTSMALGNIVEFEFTDLNAMSLNNLTQGVLFNPFLVAAKRFTPQWHGLIYTGPRFFNGWNNHENYFAYEINSNLHYMIPGTGNFIGLEVNQLLLDGELKTVLRPQMRVEIKDSLKVGIVPGISLNRDEERFSSFLRLIYEPHF; encoded by the coding sequence ATGACATCAAACCTTAAAGTTTGCCTCACCCTAACCTGTTTATTATGGGGAGTATTTAGCTATGCGCAAGAGGAAAGAAATGAAGAAGATCTCCCTCTAAAGCTTCAACATGCTGAACCGCTGTATATCGATTTAATTCGTGATCTGGGTGCCAGAAAAGGAGAAAAAGAATGGAACGTAGGTGCCGGAATCACAGATAACCTGGATTTTGATTCTTACGAATTTCTTGTGGAATATGAATGGGCAGTAGCAGATAGGCTTGGTTTGGAGGTTGAAGTTCCAGTAACCGTTTTCACCCCAAATTCTTTTAACCGAAGACCGCAAAATAGACCTGGAGATCGTATTGAAAGTTTAAAGCTTGCCGCTCAATATACTTTTTGGGTTTCAGATAAATTTCAAACCTCCATGGCACTGGGAAATATAGTAGAGTTTGAATTTACCGACCTCAATGCGATGTCTTTAAATAATTTAACACAGGGCGTGCTTTTCAATCCTTTTTTAGTTGCTGCAAAACGTTTTACACCACAATGGCATGGCTTGATTTATACTGGCCCCAGGTTTTTTAACGGCTGGAACAATCATGAGAACTATTTTGCTTACGAAATTAACTCAAACCTTCATTATATGATTCCTGGAACTGGAAATTTTATTGGTCTGGAAGTAAACCAATTGCTATTAGATGGAGAATTAAAAACTGTATTAAGACCTCAAATGCGGGTAGAAATTAAGGACTCATTAAAAGTAGGTATTGTACCAGGGATCTCACTTAACCGTGATGAGGAACGCTTTAGCTCATTTCTTAGGTTGATTTACGAACCTCATTTTTAA
- a CDS encoding RimK family protein: MNKYIIVNHPEKWKLKLDHVEIMSAQSYLTNPEFAKVKNARIFNLCKDYSYQSKGYYVSLLAEARGHLAIPTVKNIVDLREPKLVKIVSEEFDDVIQTSLKGIKSQEFTLSIYFGQNVAQKYKELSAMFHRHFQIPFLRVKFNYSTKWNIKSIKAISEAEIPEDHKDSMHDFATQYFAKKRYDTPRANISEYDLAILVQADDPAPPSNAKALKKFVEIAEKMNFYVEMVSPKDLSRLSAFDALFIRQSTEVNNEAYAFARKAQQEGIAIIDYPDAILKCCNKVYMAEALENANIPTPKTVIIHKENKDKVLEITGLPVVLKSPDSTFSFGVKKATTPAEYQELVTMMLKKSELVIAQEFSPSEYDWRIGILDNKPFYACRYYMAKGHWQIYNWDAKEKDDQDGNADCLPIEKVPKKILEAALKSAKLMGKGLYGIDIKEVGGKPLVIEINDNPNIDFGVEDGYYGDQVYIDIISALKERLEKK; this comes from the coding sequence ATGAACAAATACATTATAGTAAACCACCCTGAAAAGTGGAAGTTAAAACTGGATCACGTAGAGATTATGTCGGCGCAATCCTATCTAACCAATCCTGAATTTGCGAAGGTCAAAAATGCCAGAATCTTCAATCTTTGTAAAGATTATTCTTATCAATCTAAAGGTTATTACGTTTCACTCTTAGCAGAAGCCCGTGGGCATTTAGCGATTCCTACGGTAAAAAATATTGTAGATCTTAGAGAGCCAAAGCTGGTAAAAATAGTTTCCGAAGAATTTGATGATGTCATACAAACCAGCTTAAAAGGCATCAAATCACAGGAATTTACACTTAGCATCTATTTTGGGCAAAATGTAGCGCAGAAGTATAAAGAGTTAAGTGCCATGTTTCACAGGCATTTTCAAATTCCTTTTTTAAGGGTGAAATTTAATTATTCCACAAAGTGGAACATTAAGAGTATTAAAGCAATTTCTGAAGCTGAAATTCCTGAAGATCATAAAGACAGCATGCACGATTTTGCCACGCAATATTTTGCGAAAAAGCGTTATGATACCCCTCGTGCTAATATTTCAGAATATGATTTGGCAATTTTAGTACAAGCCGATGATCCTGCGCCACCGAGTAATGCTAAGGCATTAAAGAAATTTGTGGAGATCGCTGAAAAGATGAACTTTTATGTAGAAATGGTTTCTCCTAAAGATCTCTCAAGATTATCTGCTTTTGATGCTTTATTTATTCGCCAAAGTACCGAGGTAAATAATGAGGCTTATGCATTTGCCAGAAAAGCCCAGCAGGAAGGTATTGCTATAATTGATTATCCCGATGCGATTTTAAAATGTTGCAATAAGGTTTATATGGCTGAGGCTCTTGAAAATGCGAACATTCCAACACCAAAAACAGTAATTATCCATAAAGAAAATAAGGACAAAGTTTTGGAGATCACCGGGCTTCCGGTAGTTCTAAAATCTCCGGACTCTACTTTTTCTTTTGGAGTTAAGAAAGCAACCACGCCGGCTGAGTATCAGGAGTTAGTAACGATGATGCTTAAAAAATCTGAACTTGTGATTGCCCAGGAATTTTCTCCTTCTGAATATGACTGGAGAATAGGGATTTTAGATAATAAACCTTTCTATGCCTGTAGATATTATATGGCCAAAGGGCATTGGCAAATCTATAACTGGGACGCTAAAGAAAAAGATGATCAGGACGGAAATGCAGATTGTTTACCTATCGAAAAGGTTCCGAAGAAAATATTGGAAGCCGCATTGAAATCGGCCAAACTAATGGGAAAAGGACTTTACGGTATAGATATCAAAGAAGTAGGAGGAAAGCCGCTTGTGATTGAAATAAATGATAATCCAAACATCGATTTTGGTGTTGAAGACGGGTACTATGGCGATCAGGTTTATATCGACATTATTTCGGCATTAAAAGAAAGATTAGAAAAGAAGTAA
- a CDS encoding OsmC family protein encodes MKRNGTAIWKGNLKEGKGTISTQSGVLDKTQYSFKTRFEDGIGTNPEELIGAAHSGCFTMQLSANLTEEGFEPDELETKSEITFEDGAVKKSHLILKAKVKGIEKEQFEKIANDAKENCPISKLLDTEITLESQLIQ; translated from the coding sequence ATGAAAAGAAATGGAACCGCAATTTGGAAAGGTAATCTTAAAGAAGGTAAAGGAACAATTAGCACCCAAAGTGGTGTTTTAGATAAAACGCAATATTCGTTTAAAACAAGGTTTGAGGATGGAATTGGCACTAATCCTGAAGAACTAATAGGCGCCGCACATTCCGGATGTTTTACGATGCAGCTTTCGGCGAACCTTACTGAAGAAGGTTTTGAGCCTGATGAGTTAGAAACCAAATCTGAAATCACTTTTGAAGATGGTGCCGTCAAAAAATCGCACTTAATTTTAAAAGCAAAAGTAAAAGGAATTGAGAAAGAGCAGTTTGAAAAAATAGCCAATGATGCTAAAGAGAATTGCCCAATTTCCAAATTACTGGATACCGAAATCACTTTAGAATCTCAATTGATTCAATAA